One genomic window of Tenacibaculum tangerinum includes the following:
- a CDS encoding GNAT family N-acetyltransferase, protein MKFKETKQLNSSYKEQIRLLWNREYPSIIRHKKAKDFEEYLSKLKDKNHLLILEEENVLGWYCDFIRQEERWFVMILGTKIQGKGIGKKIIESIKNRYKELNGWVVVDESYLKDNNEIYKSPIDFYKKQGFTIFENEKLDSSIINVVKIQLKSIN, encoded by the coding sequence ATGAAATTCAAAGAAACTAAGCAATTAAACTCTTCTTACAAAGAGCAGATTCGATTACTTTGGAATCGTGAATACCCGTCTATCATTCGCCATAAAAAAGCAAAAGATTTCGAGGAGTATTTATCGAAATTAAAAGATAAAAACCACCTATTAATTCTAGAAGAAGAAAACGTTCTTGGATGGTACTGTGATTTTATAAGACAAGAAGAACGTTGGTTTGTAATGATACTTGGTACAAAAATTCAAGGAAAAGGCATCGGAAAAAAGATAATAGAAAGTATAAAAAATAGGTACAAAGAATTAAACGGTTGGGTGGTTGTAGACGAAAGTTATTTAAAAGATAATAACGAGATATACAAATCTCCAATAGATTTTTATAAAAAACAAGGCTTCACTATTTTTGAAAATGAAAAATTAGATTCATCCATCATAAATGTAGTAAAAATTCAGCTGAAATCAATAAACTAA
- a CDS encoding dihydrofolate reductase — MITLIAAIAKNNALGKDNDLIWHLPADLKRFKKITTGHSILMGRTTFESIGKPLPNRTSIIITRNNNYFIDGCLIANSIEQAIALAEGKDAFIIGGAQIYKQALEQDLVDRLDITLLHHEFEADAFFPEIDKKIWKEVAREDFKADEKNKYDYSFVSYEKV, encoded by the coding sequence ATGATTACACTTATTGCTGCTATTGCAAAAAACAATGCTTTAGGAAAAGATAACGACTTAATTTGGCATTTACCTGCCGACTTAAAACGTTTTAAAAAAATAACTACAGGACACTCTATTTTAATGGGACGTACTACTTTTGAAAGTATAGGAAAACCCTTACCTAATCGTACATCGATAATTATCACTCGAAATAACAACTACTTTATTGATGGTTGCTTAATAGCCAACAGTATCGAACAAGCAATAGCGTTAGCAGAAGGAAAAGATGCTTTTATTATAGGCGGAGCACAAATTTACAAGCAGGCTTTAGAACAAGATTTAGTAGACCGTTTAGATATAACCTTATTGCATCACGAATTTGAAGCAGATGCTTTTTTCCCAGAAATAGATAAGAAAATATGGAAAGAAGTAGCCCGAGAAGATTTTAAAGCCGACGAGAAAAATAAATACGACTATAGTTTCGTTTCGTATGAGAAAGTTTGA
- a CDS encoding thymidylate synthase: MKQYHDLVTYVLDNGNEKGDRTGTGTKSVFGYQMRFDLSEGFPMVTTKKLHLKSIIYELLWFIKGDTNVKYLQENGVRIWNEWADENGDLGPVYGHQWRNWNSDEIDQLKEVIHTLKNNPNSRRMLVSAWNPSVLPDTSKSFSENVANGKAALPPCHAFFQFYVADGKLSCQLYQRSADIFLGVPFNIASYALFTMMVAQVCGYEAGEFIHTFGDAHIYNNHLEQLELQLSRDPRPLPTMKLNPAIKNIEDFTFEDFELVDYNPHPHIKGVVAV, translated from the coding sequence ATGAAGCAGTATCACGATTTAGTAACATATGTCTTAGATAACGGAAATGAAAAAGGAGATAGAACAGGAACAGGGACGAAAAGTGTTTTTGGCTATCAAATGCGATTTGATTTAAGCGAGGGATTTCCAATGGTAACCACCAAGAAACTTCACCTAAAATCAATTATTTATGAATTATTATGGTTCATAAAAGGCGATACGAATGTTAAGTATTTGCAAGAAAATGGAGTGCGTATTTGGAATGAATGGGCTGACGAAAATGGAGATTTAGGTCCTGTTTACGGACATCAATGGCGTAATTGGAATAGCGATGAAATAGACCAATTAAAGGAAGTAATACACACGTTAAAAAACAATCCGAATAGCCGTAGAATGTTAGTGTCGGCATGGAATCCTTCAGTGTTACCAGATACCTCAAAGTCGTTTTCAGAAAACGTAGCGAACGGTAAAGCAGCACTTCCTCCGTGTCATGCCTTTTTTCAATTTTATGTAGCTGACGGAAAACTATCGTGCCAATTATATCAACGTAGTGCGGATATCTTTTTAGGCGTACCTTTTAACATAGCATCGTATGCATTATTTACCATGATGGTTGCACAAGTTTGTGGTTACGAAGCAGGAGAATTTATTCACACATTTGGAGACGCACATATATACAACAATCATTTAGAACAACTAGAATTGCAATTATCTCGCGACCCTAGACCGCTTCCAACAATGAAACTCAACCCAGCGATTAAAAATATCGAGGATTTTACGTTTGAAGATTTTGAGTTGGTCGATTATAACCCACATCCACACATTAAAGGAGTGGTGGCTGTATAA
- a CDS encoding NupC/NupG family nucleoside CNT transporter yields the protein MKKLCTFIMLCVTMITFSQSIEKKWNFSSITTTKGDSIVTIDATDTFTLSEGSFTYSLVGKDSLQASGSYIHQNNLLIFNYKQPNDTVRYYNVVTLTDDALTLSEKNILYNFTTDSAVIATQETEDTAETSNKIVPSQGFSIQSLWRGVLGMITLLILAFLFSANRRGIDWKTVGLGLTFQLLIAVGVLKVPFVQKAFELVGGLFVSVLDFTRAGSEFLFSGLVADMDSFGFIFAFQVLPTIIFFSALTSVLFYLGLIQKVVKGLAWLLSKGLKISGAESLSVAGNIFLGQTEAPLLIKAYLEKMNRSEILLVMIGGMATVAGAVLAAYIGFLGGDDEALRLLYAKHLLAASVMAAPGAIIISKILYPQTEEVNTDVQVSSEKIGSNILDAIANGTTEGLQLAMNVAAMLLVFIAFIAMINGILGWVGDITNLNSWMAANTSYAKFSLEAILGYIFAPLMWLIGVAKEDMALMGQLLGIKLAASEFVGYIQLAELKNVANATHLTFNKSVIMATYMLCGFANFASIGIQIGGIGSLAPGQRKNLSEFGMKALIGGTIASLMSATIAGMIIG from the coding sequence ATGAAGAAACTATGTACTTTCATAATGCTTTGCGTTACGATGATAACTTTTAGCCAAAGCATTGAAAAAAAGTGGAATTTTTCATCAATTACAACAACTAAAGGAGATTCAATTGTTACTATAGACGCTACAGATACTTTTACCTTATCAGAAGGGAGTTTTACGTATTCGTTAGTAGGAAAAGATAGTTTGCAGGCTTCAGGAAGTTATATTCATCAAAATAACTTATTAATTTTTAACTACAAGCAACCAAACGATACGGTTCGTTACTATAATGTAGTTACATTAACAGACGATGCGTTAACGCTTTCAGAAAAAAATATACTATACAATTTTACGACAGATTCAGCGGTAATTGCTACCCAAGAAACTGAAGACACTGCTGAAACTTCTAACAAAATAGTGCCAAGTCAAGGCTTCTCAATACAAAGTCTATGGAGAGGAGTTTTAGGTATGATTACACTATTAATTCTTGCTTTTTTATTTAGTGCTAATAGAAGAGGTATCGATTGGAAAACAGTAGGATTGGGATTAACTTTTCAATTATTAATAGCTGTTGGAGTTTTAAAAGTTCCTTTTGTGCAAAAGGCTTTTGAATTAGTAGGAGGCTTGTTCGTTAGTGTATTAGATTTTACAAGGGCTGGAAGTGAGTTTTTATTCAGTGGTTTAGTGGCTGATATGGATTCTTTCGGATTCATCTTTGCCTTCCAAGTATTGCCCACCATCATCTTCTTTTCGGCATTAACCTCGGTGTTATTTTATTTAGGGCTAATTCAAAAAGTAGTAAAAGGTTTAGCTTGGTTACTATCTAAAGGATTGAAAATTTCTGGAGCTGAAAGTTTATCAGTAGCAGGAAATATATTTTTAGGTCAAACGGAAGCTCCGCTATTAATAAAAGCGTACCTAGAAAAAATGAATCGCTCTGAAATCCTATTAGTGATGATAGGAGGAATGGCAACTGTGGCTGGAGCAGTATTAGCAGCCTACATAGGCTTTTTAGGAGGCGACGATGAAGCCTTACGCTTACTATATGCAAAGCACCTATTAGCAGCCTCTGTAATGGCAGCGCCAGGAGCAATTATTATTTCAAAAATTTTATATCCACAAACCGAAGAAGTAAATACCGATGTACAAGTATCTTCAGAAAAAATAGGTTCTAATATTTTAGATGCCATTGCGAATGGTACCACAGAAGGTTTACAATTAGCCATGAATGTGGCAGCCATGCTTTTGGTTTTTATTGCATTTATTGCGATGATTAACGGAATTTTAGGATGGGTAGGCGATATTACGAACTTAAATTCTTGGATGGCAGCAAACACATCGTATGCTAAGTTTTCATTAGAAGCGATCTTAGGCTATATTTTCGCACCCCTAATGTGGTTAATTGGGGTGGCGAAAGAAGATATGGCATTGATGGGGCAGTTGTTAGGTATTAAATTAGCGGCAAGTGAATTCGTAGGCTACATACAATTGGCAGAATTAAAGAATGTGGCGAATGCTACACATTTAACATTTAACAAGTCGGTAATTATGGCAACCTATATGCTGTGCGGCTTTGCCAATTTTGCATCTATCGGAATTCAAATAGGGGGAATAGGCTCACTAGCACCCGGACAGCGTAAAAACTTATCAGAATTTGGTATGAAAGCCCTCATAGGTGGTACAATCGCTTCATTAATGTCGGCAACCATTGCTGGAATGATTATCGGATAG
- a CDS encoding bifunctional nuclease family protein — protein MSLIKLTIKGISYSQTQSGAYALVLSEIGGTRTLPIIIGAFEAQSIAIALEKEIRPPRPLTHDLFKTFSDRFSIVVKQVIIHKLVDGVFFSSLICEREGVEEVIDTRTSDAIALAVRFEAPIFTYENILDKAGIYLKMDEELEIEEDLGLEEDEIEFSMEEEKEEKGNYSHLSLKELHEQLNDAVANENYELAAKIRDEISKRS, from the coding sequence ATGAGTTTGATTAAACTAACGATAAAGGGAATTTCATATAGCCAAACACAAAGTGGGGCTTATGCTTTGGTGTTAAGTGAAATAGGAGGAACGAGAACACTTCCTATAATTATTGGAGCGTTTGAAGCGCAATCCATAGCCATCGCTTTAGAAAAAGAAATTCGACCACCAAGACCACTTACACACGATTTGTTTAAAACATTTTCAGACAGATTTTCTATTGTTGTTAAGCAAGTGATTATTCACAAATTGGTTGATGGAGTATTCTTTTCAAGCTTAATTTGCGAACGAGAAGGGGTCGAAGAAGTTATTGATACACGAACCTCAGATGCCATAGCACTGGCAGTTCGTTTTGAAGCACCTATTTTTACCTATGAAAACATTTTAGATAAAGCAGGTATTTATCTAAAAATGGATGAAGAGTTAGAAATAGAAGAAGACTTAGGTTTAGAAGAAGATGAAATCGAGTTTTCTATGGAGGAAGAAAAAGAAGAGAAAGGAAATTACTCGCATTTATCACTCAAAGAGTTACACGAACAACTTAACGATGCTGTGGCTAATGAAAACTACGAACTGGCAGCCAAAATTCGTGATGAAATCAGCAAACGTTCTTAA
- a CDS encoding electron transfer flavoprotein subunit alpha/FixB family protein gives MSVLVFADSSEGKFKKTAFEVVSYGKKVAEELGSDLVVLTINGGDASQLYTYGAETVVEVKNELTSFNAKAYASIIKQVAEAKGASTVIIDSSVDGLTVAPLVAVALDAGYASNAVALPSSTNPFVVKRKAFSNKGFNNTEISTEKKVIGVAKNSYGAHENAVSGTTESFDATLPELGVTSVEINKAQGKVTIADADIVVSAGRGLKGPENWGMIEELAEVLGAATACSKPVSDLGWRPHSEHVGQTGKPVAANLYIAIGISGAIQHLAGINASKVKVVINTDPEAPFFKAADYGIVGDAFEVVPQLIDKLKAFKQA, from the coding sequence ATGTCTGTATTAGTTTTTGCCGATTCATCGGAAGGAAAATTCAAAAAAACAGCTTTTGAGGTTGTTTCATACGGAAAAAAAGTAGCAGAAGAGTTAGGAAGCGACCTTGTAGTATTAACTATTAACGGTGGTGATGCATCCCAGCTATATACGTACGGAGCAGAAACAGTTGTAGAAGTAAAAAATGAATTAACATCGTTTAACGCCAAGGCTTATGCTTCGATTATTAAACAAGTAGCAGAAGCAAAGGGAGCCTCTACTGTTATTATCGATTCTAGTGTTGACGGATTAACCGTAGCGCCATTGGTGGCGGTAGCATTAGATGCTGGGTATGCATCCAATGCAGTAGCCTTACCAAGCAGTACCAATCCTTTTGTTGTTAAAAGAAAAGCATTCTCAAACAAAGGATTTAATAATACTGAAATTTCAACAGAGAAAAAAGTAATAGGCGTTGCTAAGAACTCTTACGGAGCACATGAAAACGCTGTAAGTGGAACTACGGAAAGCTTTGATGCTACCTTACCTGAATTAGGAGTAACATCGGTAGAGATTAACAAAGCGCAAGGTAAAGTAACTATTGCCGATGCCGATATCGTAGTATCTGCTGGAAGAGGATTAAAAGGACCTGAGAATTGGGGAATGATAGAAGAATTGGCAGAGGTTTTAGGAGCAGCGACTGCTTGTTCAAAACCAGTATCTGATTTAGGATGGCGTCCTCATAGCGAGCACGTTGGTCAAACAGGAAAACCAGTGGCGGCAAACTTATACATTGCGATAGGTATTTCAGGTGCTATTCAACATTTAGCAGGAATTAACGCCTCAAAAGTAAAGGTGGTAATCAATACCGATCCAGAAGCACCTTTCTTCAAGGCTGCAGATTATGGTATTGTTGGTGATGCTTTTGAAGTAGTACCACAATTGATAGACAAACTAAAAGCTTTTAAACAAGCATAA
- a CDS encoding electron transfer flavoprotein subunit beta/FixA family protein — protein sequence MKILVCISHVPDTTSKINFTDNDTKFDTNGVQYVINPYDEFSLTRAMWFKEKQGASVTVVNVGGASTEPTLRKALAIGADDAIRVNAEPTDGLMVAKELTEVVKNGGYDLVLAGKESADYNGQMVPGMLASLLDFNFVNGCVGVEVEGTNVTLLREIDGGEEKVSSTLPMVIAGQKGIVEEKDLRIPNMRGIMMARKKPLNVVEPVGAAAATVTQNFEKPAAKGAVKLVDNVDDLIDLLHNEAKVI from the coding sequence ATGAAAATATTAGTTTGTATCAGTCATGTACCTGATACTACTTCAAAAATCAACTTTACCGATAACGACACAAAGTTTGATACTAACGGTGTTCAATATGTTATAAATCCATACGATGAGTTTAGTTTAACTCGTGCTATGTGGTTTAAAGAAAAACAAGGTGCAAGTGTAACCGTAGTGAATGTAGGAGGAGCTTCTACCGAGCCAACATTGCGTAAAGCTTTAGCTATTGGTGCAGACGATGCGATACGTGTAAATGCAGAGCCTACTGATGGATTGATGGTTGCCAAAGAATTGACTGAGGTTGTTAAAAACGGAGGATACGATTTAGTATTGGCAGGAAAAGAGTCTGCTGATTATAACGGGCAAATGGTTCCAGGGATGTTAGCTTCTCTGCTAGATTTTAACTTTGTAAATGGATGTGTAGGTGTTGAGGTAGAAGGAACAAATGTTACGCTACTTAGAGAAATTGATGGAGGAGAAGAAAAGGTGTCTTCAACATTACCAATGGTTATTGCAGGGCAAAAGGGAATTGTAGAAGAAAAAGATTTACGTATTCCTAATATGAGAGGTATTATGATGGCGCGTAAAAAGCCATTAAATGTAGTTGAACCCGTGGGTGCAGCTGCAGCTACTGTAACTCAAAACTTTGAAAAACCAGCGGCTAAAGGAGCGGTTAAGTTGGTAGATAATGTTGATGATTTAATCGATTTATTACACAACGAAGCGAAAGTTATTTAA
- a CDS encoding pyruvate dehydrogenase complex E1 component subunit beta, translated as MKTVQFREAVCEAMSEEMRRDESIYLIGEEVAEYNGAYKASKGMLDEFGAKRVIDAPIAELGFGGIAVGSAMNGNRPIVEYMTFNFSLVGIDQIINNAAKIRQMSGGQFNCPIVFRGPTASAGQLAATHSQAFESWYANCPGLKVIVPSNPYDAKGLLKAAIRDDDPVIFMESEQMYGDKMEIPEGEYIIPIGVADIKREGSDVTVVSFGKIIKEAYKAADELAKEGISIEIIDLRTVRPMDHQAILTSVKKTNRLVILEEAWPFGSVSSEITFRVQDEAFDYLDAPIKRITTADTPAPYSPVLLEEWLPNASDVVAAVKEVLYRT; from the coding sequence ATGAAAACAGTACAATTCAGAGAAGCCGTTTGCGAAGCAATGAGTGAAGAAATGCGTAGGGATGAAAGCATTTATTTAATTGGTGAAGAAGTTGCTGAGTACAATGGTGCATATAAAGCCAGTAAAGGAATGTTAGATGAGTTTGGTGCCAAACGTGTTATTGATGCTCCTATTGCTGAATTAGGTTTTGGTGGTATCGCTGTAGGATCGGCTATGAATGGTAATCGTCCTATTGTTGAGTATATGACTTTCAATTTTTCTTTAGTAGGAATTGATCAAATTATTAACAATGCTGCCAAAATTCGTCAAATGAGTGGCGGACAATTCAACTGCCCTATTGTTTTTCGAGGTCCCACTGCTTCTGCTGGTCAATTAGCAGCAACCCACTCACAAGCTTTTGAAAGTTGGTATGCAAATTGCCCTGGGTTAAAAGTAATCGTTCCTTCAAATCCGTACGATGCCAAAGGTTTATTAAAAGCAGCCATTCGCGATGATGACCCAGTAATTTTTATGGAGTCAGAACAAATGTATGGCGACAAGATGGAAATTCCTGAAGGAGAATACATTATTCCTATTGGAGTTGCCGACATTAAAAGAGAAGGTAGCGATGTAACTGTGGTATCTTTTGGTAAAATTATTAAAGAAGCATACAAGGCTGCTGATGAATTGGCAAAGGAAGGAATCTCTATAGAAATTATTGATTTACGTACGGTTCGCCCAATGGATCATCAAGCTATTTTAACCTCTGTTAAGAAAACCAATAGATTGGTAATTTTAGAAGAAGCATGGCCTTTTGGAAGTGTGTCTTCAGAAATAACGTTCAGAGTACAAGACGAAGCATTCGACTACTTAGATGCTCCTATTAAAAGAATTACAACTGCCGATACTCCTGCACCCTATTCTCCTGTTTTATTAGAAGAATGGTTACCAAATGCAAGCGATGTTGTAGCTGCTGTAAAAGAGGTATTATACCGTACATAA
- a CDS encoding carboxypeptidase-like regulatory domain-containing protein: MKYSISLLLLFVASTLSAQLTIQGKVVDEFNNPMPFVNVVLKNTRYGTTTDDNGKFFLKTKKNRGKLEISFIGFQTKTIKVTQKTPYLKITLKETSNQLEEVVIVTKPKKRLKKKKTQHTVF, from the coding sequence ATGAAATATTCTATAAGTCTACTATTACTATTTGTTGCCAGCACCTTAAGTGCTCAACTAACAATACAAGGTAAAGTAGTTGACGAATTTAACAACCCAATGCCCTTTGTTAATGTAGTTTTAAAAAATACTAGGTATGGTACAACTACAGATGATAACGGTAAGTTTTTTTTAAAAACAAAAAAAAACAGAGGCAAACTCGAAATCTCTTTTATTGGTTTTCAAACCAAAACTATTAAGGTTACTCAAAAAACACCTTACTTAAAAATTACTTTAAAAGAAACAAGCAACCAATTAGAAGAAGTGGTTATTGTAACCAAGCCTAAAAAGCGACTAAAGAAAAAGAAAACCCAGCATACCGTATTTTAA
- a CDS encoding DUF5686 family protein: protein MNHYQYKKNTTIEIGLNNLDTLFLKQLFKDEYHQAIQEIKYDSDGINYYVPIYLNEQVANVYGDTKNDRVREDIEAEKSEGLNAQGFIFDRMSNTFQNVDVFKNNINLLQKPFISPLSTDGFATYDYLLYDSIVDNNKKLYNIYFFPRREGDFAFEGNVWVADKNFSIKKLKMKVHKSINLNFVRGLTFEKEFEVRNDSIYIPTKNAYEADFTFLDKNESNRGLTIKKNITYTKYILNKPQPEDFYKQTIEKIRPDQYKREASYWDAVQSEENKSTYKLIENVKEKKQIKNLTGLINAVASGYVNTNLGVQIGPLWTSFATNKIEGFRTKLGFRTFRTKDDRFRLSGHVAYGFRDQQLKYGAEAQYLLSYKPRIAVGLAYQNDIEQLGSTLLNTTQLLGRSFGNTALFSRGDNFFLSDVEKIATNFDYQIQQNLHVGVNFSHSKIASASEAYFSMSYIDENGKIQSRVTDFASDIYLTFTPGRFVYGLGVERRFGKNVFPTFIVNYRKGFKGPFNGTHSYDKIQFKYSQPILLSKFGILDASIEAGKTFGTVPVALLSPVPANQTFSLVKNTFALLNYYDFVTDEYLAGHFEHHFNGFILNKIPLLKKLKLRSLVTFRAAYGNISQENRAINDGLSNSEGVYNINYNAPKKMYYEYSVGLENIGYGNLRFLRIDAIWRSDYTPPQGSLVAPTPKFAIRIGIKPDL from the coding sequence GTGAATCATTACCAATACAAAAAAAACACAACTATTGAAATTGGTCTTAACAACTTAGATACCTTATTTTTAAAACAACTATTTAAAGACGAATACCATCAAGCAATTCAAGAAATAAAGTACGATAGTGACGGTATAAACTACTATGTACCCATATACTTAAATGAGCAAGTTGCCAATGTATATGGTGATACTAAAAACGATCGTGTAAGAGAAGATATTGAAGCCGAAAAATCTGAAGGTTTAAATGCTCAGGGATTTATTTTTGATAGAATGTCTAACACTTTTCAAAATGTTGATGTTTTTAAAAACAACATCAATCTACTTCAAAAACCATTCATCAGTCCTTTATCTACCGACGGTTTTGCTACTTATGACTATCTTTTGTACGACAGTATTGTTGACAACAACAAAAAATTATACAACATTTACTTTTTTCCAAGAAGAGAAGGCGATTTTGCCTTTGAAGGGAACGTTTGGGTAGCCGATAAAAATTTTTCTATCAAAAAATTAAAAATGAAAGTCCACAAAAGCATCAACCTGAACTTTGTAAGAGGACTTACTTTTGAAAAAGAATTTGAAGTACGAAACGATAGTATTTACATTCCTACCAAAAATGCTTATGAAGCAGATTTTACATTTTTAGACAAAAATGAAAGTAACAGAGGATTAACAATTAAAAAGAATATTACTTACACAAAATACATCTTAAACAAGCCACAGCCCGAAGACTTCTACAAACAAACCATTGAAAAAATAAGACCCGACCAATATAAAAGAGAAGCTTCTTATTGGGATGCTGTTCAAAGTGAAGAAAATAAAAGCACTTACAAGTTAATTGAAAACGTAAAAGAAAAAAAGCAAATAAAAAACCTAACTGGTTTAATTAATGCAGTCGCAAGCGGATATGTAAACACTAATCTTGGTGTTCAAATAGGACCTTTATGGACTTCTTTTGCGACCAACAAAATAGAAGGATTTAGAACAAAACTAGGGTTTAGAACCTTTCGCACCAAAGATGATCGCTTTCGCTTAAGTGGGCATGTTGCTTATGGTTTTAGAGACCAACAATTAAAATATGGTGCAGAAGCACAGTACCTTTTATCTTACAAGCCTAGAATTGCCGTTGGTCTAGCTTATCAAAATGATATTGAGCAGCTAGGAAGCACCTTGCTCAACACAACACAACTCTTAGGAAGAAGTTTCGGAAATACAGCCCTATTTTCAAGAGGAGATAACTTCTTCCTTTCCGATGTTGAAAAAATCGCCACAAACTTCGATTACCAAATTCAGCAAAATTTACATGTAGGAGTCAATTTCTCTCACTCAAAAATAGCCTCTGCTTCTGAAGCATATTTTTCTATGAGTTATATAGATGAAAACGGAAAAATTCAATCGAGAGTAACCGACTTTGCATCAGACATTTACCTTACCTTCACACCAGGTAGATTTGTATACGGATTGGGTGTAGAAAGACGCTTCGGAAAAAACGTTTTCCCTACTTTCATCGTAAACTACCGCAAAGGTTTTAAAGGACCTTTTAACGGAACGCATAGCTATGACAAAATTCAATTTAAGTATAGCCAACCTATTTTACTCAGTAAATTCGGAATTTTAGATGCGAGTATCGAAGCAGGTAAAACATTTGGTACGGTCCCTGTAGCGCTGCTAAGCCCTGTTCCTGCCAACCAAACCTTTTCATTAGTTAAAAACACCTTTGCACTCTTAAATTACTACGATTTTGTTACTGATGAATACCTAGCTGGGCATTTTGAACATCATTTTAACGGATTTATTCTCAACAAAATTCCATTATTAAAAAAATTAAAACTACGAAGTTTAGTAACCTTTAGAGCCGCTTACGGAAATATCTCTCAAGAAAACAGAGCCATAAACGATGGTTTATCAAACAGCGAAGGCGTATACAATATTAATTACAACGCTCCTAAAAAAATGTATTACGAATACAGCGTTGGGTTAGAAAATATCGGATACGGTAATTTGCGTTTTTTAAGAATTGACGCCATTTGGCGCAGTGATTACACTCCTCCTCAAGGCTCATTAGTTGCCCCAACACCCAAATTTGCAATCCGTATAGGTATTAAACCTGACTTATAA
- a CDS encoding inorganic diphosphatase gives MTAKERKTVDVLIEIPKGSRNKYEYDFDLGKIRFDRMLFSSMMYPGDYGFIPKTLALDGDPLDVLVLGAEPTFPMCVMEVKPIGVFHMADEKGPDEKIVCVPVSDPIWNKCNDLSDLNPHRKEEITHFFQVYKDLEKKKVDVGDWGDANEAYDILQKCLDRYEESDHKTKGDFVI, from the coding sequence ATGACCGCAAAAGAAAGAAAGACAGTAGATGTTTTAATTGAAATACCTAAAGGAAGTAGAAACAAGTACGAGTATGATTTTGATTTAGGAAAAATTCGTTTTGATAGAATGTTATTCTCATCGATGATGTATCCTGGAGACTACGGATTTATACCTAAAACGTTAGCATTAGACGGAGACCCGTTAGATGTGTTGGTTTTAGGAGCTGAGCCCACCTTCCCAATGTGTGTTATGGAAGTAAAACCTATTGGTGTTTTCCACATGGCAGATGAAAAAGGACCAGACGAGAAAATTGTTTGTGTACCTGTATCTGACCCAATTTGGAACAAATGCAACGACTTGTCTGACTTAAATCCACATCGTAAAGAGGAAATCACACATTTTTTCCAAGTTTATAAAGATTTAGAAAAGAAAAAAGTTGACGTTGGCGATTGGGGTGATGCTAACGAAGCGTATGATATTTTACAAAAATGCTTAGATCGTTACGAAGAAAGTGACCATAAAACAAAAGGAGATTTTGTAATCTAA